The following proteins come from a genomic window of Candidatus Krumholzibacteriota bacterium:
- a CDS encoding VCBS repeat-containing protein encodes MAITVLTSICSQRALCQKSYFPDYPDWSSELANWTYSIALGDIDSDGDLDLACGNSVNTRFYLNEGGVFHLEPALSLESTHSYCLALGDINGDGDLDLVTRDNYGHIVLFLNAGGVFQTPRAWSSGRNADCIVLGDVDSDGDLDLVCNGYYDNALYLNVDGVFQTGQIWSTGETTSMALGDIDSDGDLDLACGTLASNKIYLNDGGIFQQEPIWSSGPGNETRSVAFGDMDGDGDLDLLCGNHSSVGVSQYSVLYLNDEGVFQVEPIWQNGPAQVYSVALGDIDSDGDLDLVSGSSSSNKLYLNDGGVFQWAWSSQWEDITKWVALGDIDGDGDLDLVCGNDRGGFNTLYLNDGNIFQTSPGWSSGPNNDTRSVAIGDIDSDGDIDLVCGNYGQEHNTLYLNDGNVIQTEPAWSSRFGDNTSSVALGDIDLDGDLDLVCGESGASNTLYLNNGNVFQLEPIWSSGPAYDTRSVALGDIDSDGDLDLVCGNYDQTNTLYPNDGGMFQQEPIWVSGPDNKTTSVALGDIDGDGDLDLVCGNDEETNTLYLNDGGVFQTTPAWYSVGEYNPTNSVVLSDIDSDGDLDLVCGNDGNNIIYPNNGGVLNSTPVWFPGPSNETKSIAPGDINDDGFLDLVCGNNYFEEYNNLYLNFGGVFQAEPAWSSLRHDLTNNIALKDIDSDGDLDIVCGNNGSNTIYSGLRAPVYKGDPLFPTNHLPNNGAFLKSVAVEHIDSVSCRIHFNAIDVESDSIWIVVDYQFEGEPGWHPSSINGQTGKVGPFRTSPGGKKDSLIWDTFLVPFDSRDVILRLRTISVPNRVSIIQHIASYLIDVGPIEPFRPEISTLADSLSFETISLGDTASVELVIGNSGNKLLSVNHIDLPSSEMRLSKSAVFNLLPGQNDTMLIYVEPRLELDISGAIEITSNDPLKPNVSVQVTTDIRSLDFQTRLLNPMNDVPLGEALTINMIPGPEVNIEKGFVFYRPSDSGVAFNDSVPILLLPEGDFMAVIPGNGVTEAGLDYYIRVENSGVFAFDPRGAPADSVFHQAVQQPDQISSVPGPNRNSDFLQGRDIKVSVSLPEGTFFEQGTLYYRPGGETEYQEVEIQVGEQLPFATIPDTVPGPRGIEYWVNVRTFTRTLSDPPLTPEINPKSIRVTTTELREPLLHQGEQFRMLSLPLEIQQPLTGVITDDVGGPDNTQWRLYAYENNNNTYSELPNDILFSFEQGRGYWFITREPHQIDTDPAEGLSAPTDSSFSILLNTGYNLTGNPFAFNIAWDSIMVDTIGGTVLSMAEAEMVAVEPPVEWVPGTGYDYDVDILEPFNGFWVKNLMDKDIVLLVPPRKVPAELSANTSSNLPDPNTDDDDSSWIINIQALSQDSKDLENYIGVDPGASDGWDTHDRSDAPMPPGNNISLYFPHNSWRTHKGNYSSDIRRGYQEFRSEEYSTMKSEYKFIGLDEETIWGQLWDFDVAKNFQGETGSDEVSLNFFGTGDMPEDTEVFLIDKDLNRLVKIGNEICCYRFLLGNRRFIDQESESRFILLVGTEDFIENNDDLLPKPPTRTTLCQNHPNPFNPSTVIRYEVAKPQYVSLRIYDVNGSLVRILCDSHRQPDRYEISWNGDNDKGRQVSSGIYFCRLVAGDFAQTKKMVLLR; translated from the coding sequence TTGGCGATCACCGTTCTGACATCCATCTGTTCACAACGGGCATTGTGCCAGAAATCGTATTTTCCCGATTATCCGGATTGGTCCTCAGAACTGGCTAACTGGACATACAGCATCGCTCTCGGGGACATAGACTCAGACGGCGACCTTGACCTCGCTTGTGGCAACTCGGTTAACACCAGGTTCTACCTGAACGAGGGTGGAGTTTTTCATCTGGAACCGGCATTGTCGCTGGAATCGACTCACTCATACTGCCTGGCCCTTGGAGATATAAATGGTGATGGTGACCTGGACCTTGTGACTCGGGACAATTATGGTCACATCGTTCTTTTTCTGAATGCCGGTGGAGTTTTTCAAACACCGCGGGCATGGTCTTCCGGGCGTAATGCTGACTGTATAGTCCTTGGAGACGTTGACTCGGATGGTGATCTGGATCTTGTATGTAACGGATATTATGACAACGCGCTCTACCTCAACGTTGATGGAGTTTTTCAGACTGGACAGATATGGTCTACGGGAGAAACAACAAGCATGGCCCTCGGAGATATAGACTCGGACGGCGATCTGGACCTAGCTTGTGGTACCCTCGCCAGTAACAAAATCTACCTCAATGATGGAGGGATCTTTCAGCAGGAACCGATATGGTCTTCAGGGCCCGGCAATGAGACAAGAAGCGTAGCCTTTGGGGATATGGATGGTGATGGTGACCTGGATCTCCTTTGTGGGAACCACTCCTCCGTAGGTGTTTCTCAATATAGTGTTCTTTACCTGAACGATGAAGGAGTATTTCAGGTAGAGCCGATTTGGCAAAATGGCCCCGCCCAGGTGTACAGTGTAGCCCTCGGGGACATAGATTCCGATGGTGACCTGGATCTTGTGAGTGGAAGTTCTTCCAGCAACAAGCTTTACCTGAACGATGGGGGCGTTTTTCAATGGGCCTGGTCGTCGCAGTGGGAAGATATTACAAAATGGGTAGCCCTTGGGGATATAGATGGTGATGGTGACCTGGATCTCGTCTGTGGTAATGACCGGGGTGGTTTCAACACCCTTTACCTGAACGATGGGAACATTTTTCAGACCAGCCCGGGTTGGTCTTCAGGACCAAACAATGACACAAGAAGCGTGGCTATCGGGGATATAGACTCGGACGGTGACATCGACCTGGTGTGCGGGAACTATGGTCAGGAACATAACACGCTCTACCTGAACGATGGGAATGTCATCCAGACAGAGCCTGCCTGGTCTTCAAGATTTGGCGATAATACATCGAGCGTCGCGCTGGGGGACATAGACCTGGATGGAGATCTTGATCTTGTCTGCGGAGAATCCGGTGCGAGCAATACGCTATACCTGAATAACGGAAACGTTTTTCAACTTGAACCGATCTGGTCTTCCGGACCTGCTTATGACACAAGAAGCGTCGCGTTGGGAGACATTGATTCAGACGGCGATCTCGACCTGGTCTGCGGCAACTATGATCAAACCAATACGTTATACCCGAATGACGGAGGAATGTTCCAACAGGAACCGATATGGGTCTCGGGTCCGGATAATAAGACAACCAGCGTGGCTCTGGGCGATATCGATGGTGATGGCGATCTCGACCTGGTCTGCGGAAACGACGAAGAGACCAACACTCTTTACCTGAATGACGGGGGTGTTTTTCAAACGACGCCGGCATGGTATTCGGTGGGGGAGTATAATCCGACAAACAGCGTCGTGCTGTCTGATATAGATTCAGATGGAGACCTGGATCTTGTGTGTGGAAATGATGGGAATAATATAATCTACCCGAACAACGGAGGTGTCTTGAATTCAACACCGGTTTGGTTTCCAGGACCGAGTAACGAAACAAAAAGCATAGCGCCGGGGGATATAAACGACGATGGGTTCCTTGATCTCGTCTGCGGTAACAATTACTTTGAAGAATATAACAACCTCTACCTGAACTTTGGAGGAGTCTTTCAGGCGGAACCGGCCTGGTCTTCTTTGCGGCATGATCTTACAAATAATATTGCGCTGAAGGATATTGATTCAGACGGTGACCTGGATATTGTGTGCGGAAACAATGGCAGTAACACTATCTATTCAGGTTTAAGAGCTCCCGTCTATAAAGGTGACCCGCTCTTTCCGACCAATCACCTTCCCAACAACGGCGCCTTCTTAAAGTCTGTTGCGGTGGAACATATTGATTCTGTTTCCTGCCGTATACATTTTAATGCGATCGATGTCGAATCCGATTCGATCTGGATCGTAGTGGATTATCAGTTCGAGGGAGAACCTGGGTGGCATCCTTCCTCCATAAATGGTCAAACGGGGAAAGTCGGACCCTTCAGGACATCCCCGGGCGGAAAGAAGGATTCGCTCATCTGGGATACCTTTCTTGTCCCGTTTGACAGCCGCGACGTCATCCTGCGCCTGCGGACAATCTCTGTACCGAATCGCGTGAGCATCATACAGCATATTGCTTCTTATTTGATAGATGTTGGACCGATAGAACCTTTCCGGCCTGAAATCTCGACTTTGGCCGATTCACTCTCCTTCGAGACCATATCACTGGGCGATACTGCTTCAGTCGAGTTGGTTATCGGCAACTCGGGCAACAAACTGCTTTCAGTCAATCATATCGACCTGCCCTCTTCGGAAATGCGTCTTTCCAAGTCTGCCGTGTTCAATCTCCTGCCGGGTCAAAACGATACCATGTTGATATATGTGGAACCCCGTCTGGAACTTGATATATCCGGCGCGATCGAGATAACCAGCAATGATCCGCTCAAGCCGAATGTTTCCGTCCAGGTAACGACCGATATACGGAGCCTTGATTTCCAAACCAGATTATTGAATCCGATGAATGACGTACCCCTCGGAGAGGCATTGACGATAAACATGATACCTGGCCCGGAAGTAAATATAGAGAAGGGGTTCGTCTTCTATCGTCCTTCAGATTCCGGAGTTGCTTTTAATGACAGTGTCCCGATCTTGCTGCTCCCTGAAGGTGATTTTATGGCGGTGATACCTGGGAACGGTGTCACGGAAGCAGGTCTTGATTATTATATCCGTGTGGAAAACAGCGGGGTCTTCGCGTTCGATCCTCGAGGAGCCCCGGCAGATTCCGTCTTCCATCAGGCAGTTCAGCAACCTGATCAGATATCATCTGTTCCGGGACCGAACCGGAATTCGGATTTTCTTCAAGGGCGTGATATCAAAGTATCGGTCTCTCTTCCCGAAGGCACGTTTTTTGAGCAGGGAACGCTTTATTACCGCCCCGGTGGAGAGACAGAGTACCAGGAAGTGGAAATCCAGGTCGGTGAGCAGTTACCATTCGCTACTATTCCCGATACCGTGCCGGGTCCGAGGGGAATTGAATATTGGGTCAATGTCCGGACCTTTACCCGGACTCTGAGCGATCCTCCACTCACGCCGGAAATCAACCCCAAAAGCATCAGAGTAACAACGACGGAGCTTCGCGAGCCTTTGCTGCATCAAGGTGAACAGTTTCGCATGCTCTCCCTCCCCCTTGAGATCCAGCAACCACTTACCGGTGTGATCACAGATGATGTCGGCGGCCCGGATAACACGCAATGGCGGTTGTACGCTTATGAGAATAACAATAACACATATTCCGAACTACCCAATGATATCCTCTTTTCGTTTGAACAGGGCAGAGGATACTGGTTCATAACCCGTGAACCGCATCAGATCGATACCGACCCGGCTGAAGGTCTGTCGGCACCGACTGACAGCAGTTTTTCAATTCTACTTAATACCGGATATAATTTAACAGGTAATCCTTTCGCTTTTAATATCGCCTGGGATTCGATAATGGTGGACACGATTGGCGGAACCGTTCTTTCGATGGCAGAGGCGGAAATGGTCGCAGTGGAACCGCCTGTAGAATGGGTGCCTGGGACAGGTTATGACTACGACGTTGATATCCTTGAACCTTTTAATGGGTTTTGGGTGAAGAACCTGATGGATAAGGATATTGTTCTTCTTGTCCCGCCCCGGAAAGTTCCTGCTGAATTATCAGCCAATACCTCCAGCAATCTTCCTGATCCAAACACTGATGACGACGATTCATCCTGGATAATCAATATTCAGGCGCTCTCTCAAGATTCGAAGGACCTGGAAAACTATATCGGTGTTGATCCTGGAGCGTCAGATGGATGGGATACCCATGACCGGTCCGACGCGCCAATGCCTCCCGGGAATAATATATCTCTGTATTTTCCTCATAATTCCTGGCGAACACACAAAGGAAATTACAGTTCCGATATAAGAAGAGGATATCAGGAGTTCAGATCTGAAGAGTACTCGACCATGAAATCAGAATATAAATTTATCGGCCTTGATGAAGAAACAATCTGGGGACAACTATGGGATTTTGACGTGGCAAAGAACTTCCAGGGTGAAACCGGAAGTGACGAGGTATCTCTCAATTTCTTTGGAACTGGTGACATGCCTGAAGACACTGAGGTATTTCTTATCGATAAAGATCTCAATAGACTGGTCAAAATCGGAAATGAGATTTGTTGCTACAGGTTCCTGCTGGGAAACAGGAGATTTATCGATCAGGAGAGTGAATCACGCTTCATTCTTCTGGTCGGCACTGAAGATTTCATTGAAAACAACGATGACTTGTTGCCAAAGCCACCGACACGTACGACTCTCTGCCAGAATCATCCCAATCCATTTAACCCATCGACCGTTATAAGATACGAAGTGGCAAAGCCCCAATACGTAAGTCTGCGAATATACGATGTGAATGGGTCTCTGGTTAGAATATTATGTGATAGCCACAGGCAACCAGATCGTTATGAAATATCTTGGAACGGCGACAACGATAAAGGCAGGCAAGTCTCCTCCGGGATATATTTCTGCCGCCTCGTTGCCGGCGATTTTGCGCAGACGAAGAAGATGGTATTGTTGAGATAA
- a CDS encoding T9SS type A sorting domain-containing protein, with protein sequence MRRTALIMILFALVVPAGSVFSFEPSFYATPRVFSGGDPVAICSSDLDGDGDEDLALANGDYDNISVLINGEYLFAPAVNYDTGNNPTAICSGDFDGDGDNDLAVTNGGSDNVSILLNNGDGTFADDVTYGIGDNPVSICSADLDGDGDNDLAVANYDSDDVSVLMNNGEGTFAPEVFYSTGDGPQSVCGSDLDGDGDIDLALANHYSNDVSILLNNGDGTFANDLTYAVDSRPRSLCVSDLDGDGDNDLAVGNGPSEYEYISILLNNGNGTFAPSVGYGDHTFREIYSICSSDLDGDGDEDLAVTNFDPGDISIFLNNGNGTFAEETVFPGTGYYTSSICSIDLDGDDDKDLAVANKYTRVISLLLNNGDATFVSSADYSAGAGPSSICDSDFDGDGDNDLAVANYYSDDVSVLLNNGDGTFASAVNYDAGDSPVSVTFGDFDEDGDTDLAVANYLSSDLSILIGSGGGSFASAVNYSTGGIPKSVTVGDFDEDGHTDLAVLNAPNNISILLGAGDGTFSGALSYSVGYSSSSICCSDLNGDGHADLASAGWQISILPGEGDGTFAPAVIFEADGDIQSIYTSDFDGDGDNDLAVAGWQVSILLNNGDCTFAPPVDYYIRDLCYGICYGDLDGDGYKDLAAVTINEHYEIFGGVSILSGNGDGTFMPTENYASGYYGYSICCSDLDGDGDNDLAVANRGSGNISVLINLLGDPTDAGDDPHLPCSNYLSANYPNPFNPSTTLKFSIPRSTLVRIVVYDVAGRRVATLVDKYLQAGEFKTTWNGKNSSGIRVTSGIYFARMTSGDYVAVTKMVLIR encoded by the coding sequence ATGAGAAGAACTGCATTAATAATGATTCTATTCGCTCTCGTAGTCCCTGCTGGCAGCGTGTTTTCATTTGAACCATCGTTTTACGCGACGCCAAGGGTTTTTTCCGGTGGCGACCCGGTTGCCATCTGCAGCAGTGATCTCGATGGTGATGGGGACGAAGACCTCGCTTTGGCAAATGGTGATTATGACAACATATCAGTCCTTATTAATGGAGAATATCTTTTCGCGCCTGCCGTAAACTATGATACCGGAAATAACCCTACAGCGATCTGCAGCGGTGATTTCGATGGAGACGGCGACAATGATCTGGCCGTGACAAACGGCGGCTCTGACAACGTATCAATTCTTTTAAATAACGGAGATGGCACCTTTGCCGATGACGTGACCTATGGCATTGGCGATAATCCTGTGTCGATCTGCAGCGCGGATCTGGATGGTGACGGGGACAATGATCTGGCTGTGGCTAATTATGATTCCGATGATGTCTCAGTCCTTATGAATAACGGAGAAGGCACGTTTGCACCTGAAGTCTTCTACAGTACCGGCGATGGACCTCAATCAGTCTGCGGCAGCGATCTCGACGGAGATGGCGATATTGACCTGGCGCTGGCCAACCATTACTCTAACGACGTTTCAATTCTTTTAAACAATGGTGATGGGACTTTTGCCAATGATCTGACCTATGCTGTTGATAGCCGTCCTCGTTCTCTTTGCGTCAGCGACCTGGATGGAGATGGAGACAATGACCTGGCAGTTGGGAATGGACCTTCCGAGTACGAATACATTTCGATTCTTCTTAATAACGGAAATGGCACGTTTGCGCCCTCTGTAGGCTATGGGGATCATACTTTTAGAGAAATATATTCTATCTGCAGCAGTGATCTCGATGGAGATGGGGACGAAGATCTGGCAGTAACGAATTTTGATCCAGGTGATATTTCGATTTTTTTAAATAATGGAAATGGGACTTTTGCGGAAGAAACGGTATTCCCTGGAACTGGTTATTATACAAGTTCCATCTGCAGCATTGATCTCGACGGAGACGACGATAAAGACCTGGCTGTGGCGAACAAATACACCAGGGTCATCTCCCTTCTTCTGAATAATGGAGATGCCACCTTTGTCTCCTCTGCGGACTATAGTGCCGGTGCCGGTCCCAGTTCAATCTGCGATAGTGACTTTGACGGAGATGGGGACAATGATCTGGCCGTGGCGAACTATTATTCCGATGATGTTTCAGTCCTTCTGAATAATGGAGATGGTACGTTCGCATCTGCCGTAAACTATGATGCGGGCGATAGCCCGGTGTCTGTCACATTTGGTGACTTTGACGAAGACGGGGATACGGATCTGGCAGTGGCGAACTACCTGTCATCTGATCTTTCAATTCTCATCGGATCAGGCGGCGGTTCGTTCGCGTCTGCCGTGAACTATTCCACGGGCGGCATTCCGAAGTCTGTTACCGTGGGTGACTTTGACGAAGACGGGCATACGGATCTTGCGGTGTTAAATGCCCCTAACAATATCTCAATTCTTCTGGGAGCAGGAGACGGTACATTCAGCGGTGCGTTGAGCTATAGTGTCGGTTATAGTTCCAGTTCAATCTGCTGCAGCGATCTGAATGGAGACGGGCATGCGGATCTGGCGTCGGCAGGCTGGCAAATCTCGATTCTCCCGGGAGAAGGCGACGGCACCTTCGCGCCTGCCGTAATCTTTGAAGCAGATGGAGATATTCAGTCAATCTACACCAGTGACTTTGATGGAGACGGAGACAATGATCTGGCAGTGGCGGGTTGGCAGGTTTCGATCCTGTTAAACAACGGTGATTGTACTTTTGCTCCACCTGTAGATTATTACATAAGAGACCTTTGTTATGGCATCTGTTACGGTGACCTCGATGGGGATGGATATAAAGACCTGGCGGCGGTCACGATCAATGAACACTATGAAATATTTGGCGGTGTTTCAATTCTTTCTGGAAACGGTGACGGAACATTCATGCCGACTGAAAATTATGCTTCTGGTTATTATGGATATTCAATCTGCTGCAGCGACCTCGACGGAGACGGGGACAATGACCTCGCCGTGGCGAACAGAGGATCTGGCAACATCTCTGTTCTGATCAATCTTCTCGGTGATCCAACTGACGCGGGAGATGACCCGCATCTTCCCTGTTCGAACTATCTGTCAGCAAATTATCCAAATCCATTTAACCCGTCCACCACGTTGAAATTCTCAATCCCGAGATCCACTCTGGTCCGGATTGTCGTATATGATGTGGCCGGACGCCGCGTTGCGACTCTTGTTGACAAGTACCTTCAGGCGGGCGAATTCAAGACGACATGGAACGGAAAGAACAGTAGCGGTATACGCGTAACCTCCGGTATATACTTTGCCAGGATGACTTCAGGGGATTATGTCGCGGTGACAAAAATGGTTTTGATCAGATAA
- a CDS encoding alpha/beta fold hydrolase yields the protein MRSGESGKVFYEQAGALVAMTTIFIMSASVPGLTAIIPADEGHESALTVVDTLVSVGGFRLNFRIIEGGSPTILLEAGGGMDLTEWDGIAPELARRTGATVICYDRAGFGKSDLPEIPCDIKVEAGWLWEALERLGYKDDIILAGHSYGGWMIRIEASENPDAVIGIVFIDPFSAEFVDMFGVEYLDEHPMCGKLPFDTSQPDKLTKNQLALSRMVKGGLAPKMKIMKKTVVPKGIPVFIIKSFLQTLPEIKEQEAWDRALDQMAASIEGSVVLVAEESNHMIPFSEPELIIETIMKAVHLSGSGK from the coding sequence ATGAGATCAGGAGAATCAGGAAAAGTGTTTTATGAGCAGGCTGGCGCCCTTGTAGCAATGACAACGATCTTTATCATGTCTGCATCGGTGCCGGGTCTTACAGCGATCATCCCCGCTGATGAAGGGCATGAAAGCGCTCTGACCGTAGTCGACACTCTTGTCTCTGTCGGAGGATTCCGGTTGAATTTCAGAATAATAGAGGGAGGAAGCCCGACCATCCTTCTCGAGGCGGGGGGTGGCATGGATCTTACCGAATGGGACGGGATCGCGCCGGAACTCGCTCGGAGGACTGGCGCTACGGTGATATGTTACGATCGTGCCGGGTTTGGTAAAAGTGACCTGCCGGAGATCCCGTGCGATATAAAGGTAGAGGCAGGATGGCTCTGGGAAGCCCTAGAACGCCTTGGGTACAAAGATGATATAATCCTGGCAGGTCATTCGTATGGTGGATGGATGATTCGGATCGAAGCGAGTGAGAACCCTGACGCCGTAATCGGGATTGTCTTCATTGATCCATTCTCGGCGGAATTTGTCGACATGTTCGGAGTGGAGTATCTGGACGAACATCCGATGTGCGGAAAGCTTCCCTTCGACACATCACAACCAGACAAGCTCACAAAGAATCAGCTTGCCCTGAGCCGCATGGTCAAGGGTGGACTGGCTCCCAAGATGAAGATCATGAAAAAAACCGTCGTTCCCAAAGGCATTCCGGTCTTTATCATCAAGAGCTTTCTCCAGACTCTTCCTGAAATAAAGGAACAGGAAGCCTGGGATCGGGCCCTCGACCAGATGGCCGCGTCTATAGAAGGTTCGGTAGTCCTCGTCGCCGAAGAAAGCAATCACATGATCCCTTTCTCGGAACCCGAACTGATCATAGAAACCATAATGAAAGCTGTTCATCTCTCCGGGTCCGGCAAATGA
- a CDS encoding TonB-dependent receptor produces the protein MKKHMSLGRLVAVMAVMLPVVLGASVALAEDTEEIVDMSLEELLNIKISIASQSEETITDSPAIVSTINMEDMKTFGVRTLKDALAHVPGIVIQDAPVGTISIMIRGLSETFNQKVFFLLEGEPYWMSSHGDIPLLGMPIEMIEKIEIIRGPGAVTYGTNASAGVINVILKKDVDRTQVAMTGGSHGLLNVSARHSRKFDGGHYYLGASNQSMSDGYDAKYDETVLVFPFSAGRQVADGDTIAFPTSGTIQKREEYFNIVGGLNYKGLNVMGHYFKQTVNGLGGAPLIFQKNDLTYQGFLAHLDYRRDISGFETRFFANYNPFFLELDIENFLGSMGANNVVTAERGKQQYIGPFSNNYRATAGASTRYKFSENGSMLLGLENEVRKAGEYQKTDAEDIFVALQSENITVNEFSSFLQLDWRFGKLRTVAGGRYVNNELAGSHVSPRASLIYGINEFNSVKLLYSEGFNSPVISQQELLIPFVIEGNKDLKAELIRSMDLAYTHATQNQILILSGYFIKTVDAIDRVQEASASQPQYQNVDGYERYGAELDFQRSFLKMKVMANLAYNEQGNEVLPDDVLAAFVPKLTFSLGIRYNVYQHHYLGLSERFISERGEVDYLNVTNFSYWLNYDKLNVNFTVENVFDENIQNPDVNSGRIPSIPGGPGRSFYAGVSYSIF, from the coding sequence ATGAAAAAGCACATGAGTCTGGGTCGACTAGTGGCTGTGATGGCCGTTATGCTGCCGGTGGTTCTCGGCGCGAGCGTTGCATTAGCGGAGGATACTGAAGAGATAGTGGATATGTCGCTTGAGGAGTTGTTGAATATCAAAATATCCATCGCTTCACAGTCGGAAGAAACTATAACAGACAGCCCGGCGATCGTGTCCACAATCAATATGGAAGACATGAAAACATTCGGGGTGCGCACCCTGAAGGACGCTCTGGCCCACGTGCCGGGTATAGTGATTCAGGACGCTCCGGTAGGCACGATCTCCATCATGATCAGAGGGCTTTCGGAGACGTTCAACCAGAAGGTGTTCTTCCTGCTGGAGGGGGAGCCGTACTGGATGTCTTCGCACGGCGATATTCCCCTGTTGGGCATGCCGATTGAGATGATCGAGAAGATCGAGATCATCCGGGGGCCGGGGGCGGTCACTTACGGCACGAACGCTTCGGCCGGTGTGATAAATGTGATTTTGAAAAAGGATGTGGACCGGACGCAGGTAGCGATGACCGGCGGCAGCCACGGCCTGCTGAACGTAAGCGCCCGGCACTCGAGAAAGTTCGATGGCGGCCACTATTATCTCGGCGCGTCCAACCAGTCCATGTCGGACGGATATGATGCGAAGTATGATGAGACGGTGCTGGTATTTCCGTTCAGTGCGGGCCGCCAGGTGGCAGACGGTGACACCATAGCGTTCCCGACATCGGGTACCATTCAAAAAAGGGAAGAGTACTTTAATATCGTGGGCGGGCTGAATTATAAGGGTCTGAACGTGATGGGTCACTACTTCAAACAGACTGTCAACGGGCTTGGCGGCGCGCCGCTGATTTTCCAAAAAAATGATCTGACCTACCAGGGATTCCTGGCCCATCTGGATTACCGCCGGGATATATCCGGTTTTGAAACCAGGTTTTTCGCCAACTACAATCCGTTCTTTTTAGAGCTGGATATCGAAAATTTCCTGGGTTCCATGGGGGCAAACAATGTCGTTACTGCCGAGCGGGGGAAACAACAATACATCGGGCCTTTTTCCAACAATTACCGGGCCACGGCCGGAGCCAGCACGCGGTACAAATTCTCCGAGAACGGCAGCATGCTGCTCGGGCTGGAAAACGAAGTACGGAAAGCCGGGGAATACCAAAAAACGGATGCTGAGGACATCTTCGTCGCCCTTCAATCCGAGAATATTACGGTCAATGAATTTTCTTCGTTCCTGCAGCTGGACTGGAGGTTCGGCAAGCTGAGGACGGTGGCCGGCGGGAGATACGTGAACAATGAACTGGCCGGCTCCCACGTGTCGCCAAGGGCCTCTTTGATTTATGGAATAAACGAATTCAACTCAGTCAAGCTGTTATACTCCGAGGGATTCAACTCGCCGGTTATTTCTCAGCAAGAACTGCTGATTCCGTTTGTTATCGAAGGCAATAAGGACCTGAAGGCCGAGCTCATCCGTTCCATGGATTTGGCCTACACCCATGCGACGCAGAATCAGATTTTGATTCTAAGCGGCTATTTTATCAAAACTGTCGATGCCATTGACCGGGTGCAGGAGGCATCCGCCTCGCAGCCACAGTACCAAAACGTGGACGGGTACGAACGGTACGGAGCGGAGTTGGATTTTCAGCGGTCGTTCTTGAAAATGAAGGTCATGGCCAACCTGGCCTACAATGAGCAGGGAAATGAAGTGCTGCCGGACGATGTGCTGGCCGCGTTCGTGCCCAAATTGACCTTCAGCCTGGGCATCAGATACAACGTGTATCAGCACCACTACCTCGGCCTGTCGGAACGATTTATTAGCGAACGGGGTGAAGTGGATTACCTGAACGTGACCAACTTTAGCTACTGGCTGAACTACGACAAGCTGAATGTAAACTTCACTGTCGAAAATGTATTCGATGAAAACATTCAAAATCCGGACGTGAACTCGGGAAGAATTCCATCCATTCCAGGTGGTCCGGGCAGGAGCTTCTACGCCGGGGTGTCTTACAGTATTTTTTAG
- a CDS encoding YfiR family protein, which translates to LTAKDINNSIGQTRVDVLYVCPLKKNSVESILKISRDKKICTYTGVPAYVVAGLVVGFDDEDGKPKILINLEEAKLQGADFSSKLLRISRIIN; encoded by the coding sequence ACCTGACGGCGAAGGACATAAACAATTCGATCGGCCAGACCCGAGTGGATGTCCTGTATGTATGCCCGCTGAAGAAAAATAGCGTCGAATCTATCCTCAAAATATCTCGTGATAAAAAAATATGCACCTACACCGGAGTTCCGGCATATGTCGTAGCGGGCCTGGTAGTGGGGTTTGATGATGAGGACGGTAAACCAAAAATTCTCATCAATCTGGAGGAAGCGAAGTTGCAGGGAGCTGACTTCAGTTCAAAGTTGTTAAGAATTTCGAGAATAATAAATTAG